The Thermosinus carboxydivorans Nor1 genome window below encodes:
- a CDS encoding threonine synthase has protein sequence MRPYRGVNLISGGTANYCRWSNEKNKVSLGEGMTPLIHCDTLGSEIGLPNLYLKDEGIIPSGTFKSRGAAVGVSRAKELGVKALAMPTNGNAGAAWAIYCAKAGIKAYIVMPVDAPAITRNECAIAGAQFYLVNGLISDAGKIVGRAVAKHGWMDASTLKEPYRIEGKKTMGLEIAEQMNWEVPDVILYPTGGGVGLIGIYKALKELQAIGWIGEKMPRLVAVQAAGCAPIVKAYAEKKPASEFWNNASTVAFGITVPKALGDFLVLEAVYNTGGCAVAVSDEEILRAQAEIAAKEGLFICPEGAATLSAAKKLLADGWIKPHEKVVMLNTGTGLKYPDTVRVEVPTLEPDEDIPVA, from the coding sequence ATCCGACCTTATCGGGGCGTAAACCTGATCTCTGGCGGTACCGCGAACTATTGCCGCTGGTCGAACGAAAAGAATAAAGTGTCGCTTGGCGAGGGCATGACGCCGCTTATTCACTGTGACACGCTGGGGAGCGAAATTGGCCTTCCTAATCTGTACCTGAAAGACGAGGGCATTATTCCCAGCGGCACCTTTAAGTCCCGGGGCGCTGCTGTCGGTGTGTCCCGCGCCAAAGAATTGGGCGTTAAAGCCTTGGCGATGCCCACCAATGGCAATGCCGGAGCCGCCTGGGCCATCTACTGCGCCAAAGCGGGCATTAAAGCCTATATTGTAATGCCTGTTGACGCCCCCGCTATTACCCGCAACGAGTGCGCCATTGCCGGCGCCCAGTTCTACCTTGTCAATGGTTTAATCAGCGATGCCGGCAAGATTGTCGGCCGGGCAGTGGCTAAACATGGCTGGATGGATGCCTCCACTTTGAAAGAGCCGTACCGCATTGAAGGCAAAAAGACCATGGGCCTGGAAATCGCCGAGCAGATGAACTGGGAAGTGCCGGACGTCATCCTCTATCCTACTGGCGGCGGAGTTGGCCTGATCGGCATCTACAAAGCACTGAAAGAACTGCAGGCGATTGGCTGGATCGGCGAAAAAATGCCGCGGCTGGTTGCTGTGCAAGCGGCAGGTTGTGCGCCTATTGTTAAGGCTTACGCGGAGAAGAAGCCGGCCTCCGAGTTCTGGAACAACGCTTCTACCGTGGCTTTCGGCATCACGGTGCCCAAAGCGCTGGGCGACTTCCTTGTCCTTGAAGCAGTATATAATACGGGCGGCTGCGCGGTGGCTGTTTCGGACGAAGAAATCCTGAGAGCTCAGGCCGAAATTGCGGCCAAAGAAGGTCTCTTCATTTGTCCCGAGGGCGCAGCTACGCTATCGGCGGCCAAAAAGCTGCTTGCCGACGGTTGGATCAAGCCGCATGAGAAAGTGGTTATGCTCAATACCGGTACTGGTCTTAAATATCCTGACACGGTACGGGTGGAAGTGCCCACGCTAGAGCCGGACGA
- a CDS encoding helix-turn-helix transcriptional regulator, with the protein MQPLHPKLQALLPVADAIHATVGVYSEVVIHDVTRPEQSVVYIVGNVTNRQVGAPLTDLVLENLRKYGDDCKDILNYGTTTRDGKTLRSSTTFVRDDDGHIIGCLCINVDLTPMLSWKYFLEKSLAVETGAVKETFSNDVSEALNGIIKSILENYHIPVASLPREEKLNIIKQLDEKGVFLVKGAVDQVAATLGVSRYSIYNYLEEVRSHKIRRN; encoded by the coding sequence TTGCAACCACTGCATCCCAAATTACAGGCTCTACTACCGGTAGCTGACGCTATTCATGCCACCGTCGGCGTTTATAGCGAGGTGGTGATCCACGACGTCACTCGGCCGGAACAGTCAGTAGTGTACATCGTAGGAAATGTTACTAACCGCCAGGTTGGCGCGCCGCTCACCGACCTGGTTCTGGAAAATCTGCGCAAGTACGGCGACGATTGCAAGGATATCTTAAATTACGGCACAACGACGCGGGATGGCAAGACGCTGCGGTCGTCGACCACCTTTGTCCGCGATGATGACGGCCATATTATCGGGTGCCTGTGTATCAATGTAGACTTGACGCCCATGTTGTCCTGGAAGTATTTTCTGGAAAAAAGCCTGGCCGTAGAAACCGGCGCCGTAAAGGAAACCTTTAGCAATGACGTTTCTGAGGCTCTTAACGGCATTATAAAGTCTATTCTGGAGAATTACCATATTCCTGTCGCCAGTTTGCCCCGTGAGGAAAAGCTCAATATTATCAAGCAGCTGGACGAAAAAGGTGTTTTTTTGGTGAAAGGTGCAGTTGACCAGGTTGCCGCGACACTTGGTGTTTCCAGGTATTCGATTTACAACTACCTGGAAGAGGTTCGCAGTCATAAAATTCGCCGGAACTAA
- a CDS encoding RidA family protein, which translates to MLTVVNTANAPAAIGPYSQAIKVGNLVFTSGQIPINPATGELVTGSVEEQAHQVLKNVKAVLEAAGASLASVVKTTVFIKDMNDFAKINAVYATYFTANPPARSCVEVARLPKDVLVEIEAIAYVADK; encoded by the coding sequence ATGTTAACCGTTGTCAACACGGCCAATGCTCCAGCCGCGATTGGACCGTACTCGCAGGCAATTAAAGTCGGAAATCTCGTCTTTACATCCGGGCAAATCCCGATAAATCCGGCTACCGGGGAGCTTGTGACCGGTTCGGTGGAAGAGCAGGCCCACCAAGTTCTGAAAAACGTCAAAGCTGTCCTTGAGGCGGCCGGCGCAAGTCTCGCCAGCGTCGTAAAAACTACGGTCTTTATTAAGGACATGAACGATTTTGCGAAAATCAACGCCGTCTACGCCACTTACTTCACCGCCAACCCGCCGGCTCGTTCCTGCGTCGAAGTGGCCCGCCTGCCCAAAGACGTGTTGGTCGAAATTGAAGCAATCGCTTACGTCGCCGATAAATAA
- a CDS encoding diaminopimelate decarboxylase family protein — MAEKKLPFTKAKLEEIIRQHKTPFHIYDEKGIRENARKLTAAFAWAPGFKEYFAVKATPNPYILQILREEGFGADCSSMAELVLAEMVGITGEEIIFSSNDTPAEEYVKAKQLGAIINLDDISHIEFLEKHAGLPEIISFRYNPGPLLKQGNTIIGKPEEAKYGLTRQQIFDAYRIVQAKGVKRFGLHTMVISNELNPQCFVETANMMFDLAIEIYQKLGIKVEFIDLGGGIGIPYRPEQQPVDLFYVGEEIRKAYEAKIVANGLHPIKLAMECGRMITGPYGYLVARVLHKKEIYKNYVGLDACMANLMRPGMYGAYHHITVAGKEDWPLDHIYDVTGSLCENNDKFAIDRPLPRIDIGDIVVIHDTGAHGHAMGFNYNGKLRSAELLLRPDGSVKLIRRAETLADLFATLNFPQCELNLAAASTTE; from the coding sequence ATGGCAGAGAAAAAGCTCCCCTTTACTAAAGCAAAATTGGAAGAAATCATTCGCCAGCATAAGACGCCTTTTCATATTTATGATGAGAAGGGTATCAGGGAAAATGCCAGAAAGTTGACGGCCGCGTTTGCCTGGGCGCCTGGGTTCAAAGAATATTTCGCCGTAAAAGCAACGCCTAATCCGTATATCCTGCAGATCCTGCGGGAAGAGGGCTTTGGCGCCGATTGCAGTTCGATGGCCGAGCTGGTTCTGGCCGAAATGGTAGGCATTACGGGCGAAGAAATTATCTTTTCCTCCAACGACACGCCCGCTGAGGAGTATGTTAAAGCTAAACAACTTGGGGCGATTATCAACCTGGATGATATCAGTCATATCGAGTTTTTAGAAAAACACGCCGGCCTGCCGGAAATTATCTCATTCCGCTATAATCCCGGACCGCTCCTTAAGCAGGGCAATACCATCATCGGCAAGCCGGAAGAGGCCAAATACGGCTTGACGCGCCAGCAGATTTTTGACGCCTACCGCATCGTGCAGGCCAAAGGGGTCAAGCGGTTCGGCCTGCATACCATGGTCATTTCCAACGAACTCAACCCGCAGTGCTTTGTCGAAACGGCCAATATGATGTTTGACCTGGCCATTGAAATTTATCAAAAACTCGGCATCAAAGTTGAGTTTATCGACTTGGGCGGCGGCATTGGCATTCCCTACCGCCCTGAGCAGCAACCGGTAGACCTTTTCTATGTGGGCGAAGAAATCCGCAAGGCCTATGAGGCTAAGATTGTCGCTAACGGCCTGCATCCGATCAAGCTGGCCATGGAATGCGGCCGTATGATCACCGGTCCGTATGGTTATTTGGTGGCGCGGGTGCTGCACAAAAAAGAAATTTACAAGAATTACGTCGGGCTTGATGCCTGCATGGCCAATCTGATGCGGCCCGGCATGTATGGCGCCTATCACCACATTACTGTGGCCGGCAAGGAAGATTGGCCGCTTGATCATATTTACGACGTGACCGGCTCGCTGTGCGAAAACAACGATAAATTCGCTATCGACCGTCCGCTGCCCCGCATCGATATCGGCGATATTGTCGTTATCCATGACACCGGTGCCCACGGCCATGCGATGGGCTTCAACTACAACGGCAAACTGCGTTCGGCCGAACTCTTGCTGCGCCCTGACGGCAGCGTGAAACTCATCCGCCGTGCCGAGACGCTGGCCGACTTATTTGCTACCCTTAACTTTCCTCAGTGTGAACTGAACCTGGCGGCCGCGTCGACAACCGAATAA